Genomic DNA from Triticum dicoccoides isolate Atlit2015 ecotype Zavitan chromosome 4B, WEW_v2.0, whole genome shotgun sequence:
tgagctccaagacgatgccttCAGTAAGGttacgacaccggagcgccgccaccgcccgatccgaggatcagagtttcctCAGGAGCCacacgacgggcaatgagagccgcgacgacgccttcaagaaggggacgaGCCATGCCGCtaccggtccgtccgaagatagagcagaTTTTCACCCCCGGCtaacactcaccgccaccgaacgccacaccccggctaccACGCCGTCCACACGGCCATGGCCGCCGGGCAGCACCGAGCAacgggctctgcccatgagcaccatgctatcaccaccagggccgccgccccgacatccaAGATCTCGACACCACCTCACTCGAGACCCGCcactaccccaaccaaagagacggGCGGAACCCGTGGCAAATTAGCTCTATGCATGCTTTGATCGATCAGGTAGCTAGTCAcggacgcatgcatgcatgcattcatgcAGTGTTGTTTGCGTTCGAAAAGCTAGCTAGGAAATCGATCGATTGATCTATTCGTTGGATCGGACGTACTCGTACGACAAGATCACCCGTGCCCACGCCGACGCGCCGATCAGGAAAAGACCGATCCGGCTACAGCCGTGCGTCTCACCAAAGACGGCACGATACCCGATCGATCTGTCTCGCTCCTTCCCCTCGCTCGATCCGTCTCTCTCGTGGCGCCGCCTCCATCCCATCGCTAGGGTTCGGCTCCACTCCGACCTTCTTCGCCCTCTGTTCCGAGCTTCCGCAGGACCTTCTTCTGCAGGAGCCATCCGCCGCCTCCCACGATCCACATCATGCACGTCATGCCAGACCACCCTTCCCCCGGCGATCGCCGCCACCCCCACATCCTCTTGGACAAGAATTGCCTAATCGGATATTTGGAAAACTCCAGCACCGCGAAAACCAACAACAGCCAAGGATTCGGCGTCGAGGTCTCCTTCAAAACAGCCGATCCCCCGGCTATCTCACTGTGCTttgcctgctgcgtcgatcgtcagaccaggagtagtttggttgcGGAGCCTTTTATACTTGGCATAGCCGGAAGGTTCGTGCTGCTGGCTATCACTTTCTTGGACAGCGCCAACCATTATCGGCGGTTCATCGACTATTTCGTCTACAAAGCAGGAGGGCCAGGTTCCGCCTCTCTCCATCTTCTCCCAAGGCCCTATCCGTCTTCTTTCTCGCGAAATTTGGTCGCCGTCTTGCCTGTCACTGACAACAACAGCGAAGAAGACTTTGCTGTCGTTTTCCCTCGTGTTGAATATCTCGTGCCCGAGTCTCGCAGACATTAGACGCTCCACGTCTACCGCTCCGACACGAATGATTGGCACTCTCAGGCGGCTTATGTCGCAGAGGAGGATGGTGAAACAAGGAATGCTAAACATAAGATATCGGTTCATAACGCCATGAGCGTGGCCTATGCAGGAAAGGGTGTCATAGGCTGGATCGATCTTTGGTGGGGAATTCTCTTATGCAATGTTTTGGACAGCAAGCCTATCATCCGTTTCATCCCGTTGCCAATACCGGAACCGTGTGATCCCTCTGAGTTCCACTTGACGTATGAGGATTTCACCCCAAGACCACACTGTCATGTCACGATATGCAATGGTCTGATCAAGTTTGTTGGGTTAAATTTCCATGCGGATAATGCTATTCGCAGCATGAAGCAAGCACAAGATCATGGTTGGACGGCTACTACATGGACCAGATCAATCTATTCAGATGATGTTTGGCATGATGGCATGACGATTGATACATCTGAGATATATTTCACCGATTCGAGTTTGCCGAGTCTTTTGCCTGGGATGTTTGATGAGGAAAACAATTTGACATGGGGGAAATTCACCACTGCAGGCCCTACATTAAGTTTGCTCGATGACGATATTATTTACATTATGGCGAAGGAGAGCATGTGCCATCGGACAGCATATGTACTCGCTGTCAACACCAAAAGTTTGAAGCTCGAATCTGGTGCGCAATGTTCTGCTCAAAAgatgagttggtttgaacccacctATGAGCCCTGTCTTCTTCTTAGCTCTTTCGGTACGACTTCAGGTACTCGTCAAAATAGTAGTTAGCTGATTTTGTGTTGTTGAACAATTTTATTACCGTTGACATACTTTATGCTTTGCAATTTTATTTTTTTGCAGAGTTGGTTAAAGAATTTGAAACCAAGGCAACAATAATGGAAACCAAGGACGGACCGATCCTCTCGGTGTTGTCCAAGCGTCTCCACGCACTGCGGAAGCAGCAAAATCGCATCGCGCAGATGGAAGAGTCTGTTGCCGCCGGCAAGACGCTTAGCCAAGAGCAGCAAAAGGAGGCGATGCGCTCCAAGCCTGTcctcgccgcagtcatcgacgagctcGAGCGCCTCCGTGCGCCGCTCGCTGCCGCCCTAGCCGAGGAGCTCTCCACCATCTCCGCCCCTGCTGCCGGTTCCTCGTCCATCTAGGACCTCCTCGTCCTTGAGCTGCACTATTTCCATTCTGTCTTTTACTAGAATCCTTGTGAGTTTTTCTATGCGAGGTGTTGGGTGTCACCATAGCAGAAGACGCAGAGTTGTGGCGAAGTTATTTTCTGATAAAATGTTTCTCCTTGCGCCTGATATACTTGTGGTTTGTTTAGCGTTGGGAAGATTCTGCTGGTAGGATTTGGTCAGACAATTGACATAGAGAACAGTTCTGGTTTCTTGTGTTCCCAGAAGACTTGTCCAGCTCGATCCTCCGCTCATTTGATTGATTCAAAAGGGTAGGAGAGCATACATAGCAACTAGCAAGCAGTATGGGTGGCATCATACTGGTAGGACTTTGTCAGACAGCTAGCTGACCTGAAGAAAAATTCTGGTTTCTTGTGTTCTGGGAACTCTTGATACGGCCAGTCCTAGCTCCGATCTTGTTGATGTTGCAGTTGCTCGAGGATTTAAACGCATGCAAGTTGGTTCGGCCACTGCTACCTATCATATGCTTAACATGGACCAAGGGGCGCATGCATATGCTAGTACGTGCACGTACAATGCCAAAGCATTAGCTGGTTCAGCTCTAAACACATCAGGTTCAGATCTTGTTCGGAGCTCTGATAAAATAAGAGATACAATTGATTTGTTTGAGTTGCCAAGGCCGCCGGAAGTAAATCCTGATTCAGTTTGGACACGTATAGATGATTTTATGTGGGACTCTGATTGGAGAGATAGAGGTACAGCTAGCTGGTTTAAAAGGAAAGAAGTGCAGACAAGATTCTTCTTTATATTTCTGCCATGCAAAGAGAAGTACGGCCATCCATCATCTAGAAATAGCGTTGCATGGAGCTGCCTTTCCTTAAAGACCGTCGGTTGGGGGCCACCAGCAGATTGCCTGAGAAGCGCATCCCATAGCTGATTATTTTTGGCAAATCTTAGTCGGTTGATAATTTTAGGAGAGTtctgtttatttttctttcttgtAGCATACTCGTGTTGGGTCGGCTATATTGATATAAATAGCCATAGTAAGGTTTTTGTAAGGCAGGTTATTTTGAGATGAATTAGACACGTGTGTGTTTTTCGGCCGTCGGCCATTATCGAGTTTTGAGAAATCTTGTCAAAAGTCTCTACTGGCGTGTGAGTTCCTGCGACGCGATGCGTAGGAGATTATAAGCTGAATCTATACGGTTCATCCACGTTATTCCTTCAGATCGAGGGGTTGGTGTGTTGTTTTTGCGAGGTTTGTGAACATCTTTGTAAACCTGCATGTAATTCTTGTTGCgatggagttttgtgttgtgaaagatcgggccatcaaCGGATCGACCCTCGCCTCGAGGTTCGTTCCACATCAACTCTCCAGTGCCGTGTTAATGCATTTGCTTGTTTGATgctgctagtacaaagttgagtcacttatttttgggacagagggagtaataaaCCTAGTAGCAATGGGCCGGGGTCTTGCTTATTTGAAATGGAAGGGAATCATGGATGGCTGGATGCATCTTTGTCTTACTGCACGGCGCCTCGTGTCTTAATCATGTTTTGACTGTTGCTTCCCCCGCTGTTTAATCCATCATTATTTTTCCCTTAAGCATGCACCCCCCAAAGCGGAAACGGGAAAGAGCAAAAGCCCTAACCTTTAGATGTCTGTCCCCGTCCTTTGTTGCACGTTCTATCATTGGGGGACTTTAGATGTCTCTTCTAGCACATATAATTACATGCATGATCCAACGCCAGACCAAAAACATTTCCGCATTAATTTTGCGGATGAATCAGACAGTATGAAGGGATCAGGAATAAATCAAATACAATTCAATTGATGTATGCATAAAAAACCAAGCATCACAACGATCATCTATGTATGTGTGATGGATGATCAGGGCGCCATGGAGATGGAGCCGTCCTTGATCAGGCTGTTGCTGAGCGACTTGAAGCGCTGCTTGGAGTACTGGCGCGACGCTTTCCTCCAGTCCGTCCCGGCCTTCATCATCGCGACGAACTCCTCGAAGCTGACCCGACCATCCTGCACGCCATCGATCGACGACCACGGACGGATCAGTATGATCTTGGAATGGTCATAGCAGTTTGTTAGATTGAGGTAGGAGATAAGGAGTACCTTGTCGGTGTCGACCTCCTGCAGGACGTGGTCGACGACAGCGTCGTCGGCCTTGCCGGAGTCGTCGGCGAgggcgtcagcgagctcggggcGCTCAATGTAGCCGCTGCTGTCGCGatcgaagaagaggaaggccttgcGGAGGTGCTGGTCATTGGAGAGGCGCTGCAGGTGGATGGTGATGGCGACGAACTCGGTGTAGTCGAGGTAGCCGTCGCCGTCCACGTCGGCGGCCTCCATGAGCAGCTCCATCTCGGGCTCAGCCAGCTTGGAGCCCACCCTGGCGAGGCCAGCCTTGAGCTCGTCCAGCGTGACCCGGCCGTTGTTGTCCGTGTCCATGAGCGCGAACATCTCCTTgatcacctccacctcctccgccgaCAGGTGCTCCGCGATCACCCGCATCGCCTTCTTCTTGAAGCGGTTCATGACGGAGAACTGCTTCAACCGCGCCCGCACCACGTCCCCCAGCGGCACGTTCGGCGCCTTCTTCGCGTCCTGCAGCCACGGGTGCGCTGCATGCATGCGTACATACATAGATCATCAGCGCATGCCCATTGTCGACGACGACAGATGCCATGGATGCATGATGCATGTTTGAGTCAAGATTGAGCATGTGGTTACCGACCGAGGACTTGGCGGGCGGTGAGGCGCTTGCGGGGGTCCATCTCGAGCATCTGGCGCACGAGGCTCTTGGCGCTATCGGAGATCCGCGGCCAGGGCTCGCGGTCGAAGTTGAGCACGCCGCGGAGGATGGAGCGTGCCACGCCCTGCTCCGTCTCGGCCCAGAAGGGAGGGACGCCGCAGAGGAGGATGTAGAGGATGACGCCGGCGCTCCAGATGTCCACCTCTGGGCCGTAGCTGCGGCGGAGCACCTCCGGGGCCATATAGTACGGGCTGCCCACGATCTCCGAGAACCGCTCGCCTGCACCACAGCAGATTTTACTCAAGTCAACATTGTACTAGCATTTTTCTCGCAAAAAAACACATCATACTAGCATTTACCATTGACTGATTAGTTTCATTagcttttcatgtaaaaaaacaggAATTCCTGATTTTGCAAGTGCAAAAAGAAAAACTTGAACAGGCGTGCAAAATTATGGAGCACCTAGGTGTGCGTCACCTGAGTTTTTTTCCGAAGGGTCAGTTGGTTTCTCTTCTTCTATCTCAACCGTCGGGTGGTGTTTCATCTTCAGCGACATCCCCTCACCGCCGATCTCCGATGTGCTGGCGTCAGCCCTAGTGATCCCTCTAAACCAGTGCACCACCAGATTTTCCCGGTGAGCTTGCACCCTCAGGCACCCGGAACCGTCAACCTTCTAATTCGCCTCCAGCTATGGCTCGTTCCTAGCCGATGCCTTGCCGGCATACCCATACCTCGATACGCTCGCCCCACCGTCGGTGGCCTCGGTGCTTAGACTCATCTCATCCTTCCTTCTCCCATGAATCGACCGATCCAAGTTTAAAAATCAGGCAACTCACTTTTAGCCACGCCGGCAAAATCAACGGGGCCTTTTGTTGGCGTACGCACGTATGTGAGATTGTGAGATGAGCTGGCCGGGTCAAGAAGTGTGGCGTGCCAATTATGTGAAGCAGAAAGAAGTTGtctcttttcaaaaaaaataatttaTTCAGAACTGTTCAGCCCCTATTATCTCTTTTGACTTTGGACGTGgtacgacttcctcctcctcctcctcctcctcgactacgCAGTCAATGGATGCAAATGCAATCAACCACCACGACCACGTACGTCGGAGGAAGGAAGCGGAAACGTTCACTAAGATGTAAGCTTGGTTGACCAAGTATACTCACTACGCAAGACGCCCGCGGCGTGTCTCATGCACATTTGTTTCAAAAGGCATGCGGCGTGCCTCGACAGTCGACACCAGAATGCAGTATGGAATATGTCTTCAAATGTGTGTTTCTCTAATGTCTTGAAAATTCTTTCGTGCAAAGATTGCAAAGGTGTCCCGCAAAACTGTTGATGGCACTCCGACAAACTACTACTTGCGCCGTTCCATAATGCAGTGCATAaagattttttgaaaagtcaaattaTAAAAATCACTTTGTAAAAATGGCATAAACACTATACTCCCACTAACCACAACATGAAAATCCAAAAGATACAGTACTATATAAGCCTACTACAGCTAGGCCTTGGTTTGGCATTGCATTAATTAGTTCATACTAATCCTCTGTTTTATTTTACTTGCACGAGATTTTCTGTAAACAGCTTAGTATAGTACGAATTGAAAAATGGAAGGAGGAAGAGTtgtgcaagcaagcaagcaaacgaACAGCAGCAAGGCAGACCTGGTCGGAAGAAGACGGAGAGGCCGAAGTCGATGGCCTTGAGCTGCGCGTCCTCTTCCTTGCCGGCGTAGAGGAAGTTCTCCGGCTTGAGGTCCCGGTGCATCACCCCGTGCGCGTGGCACGCCCGCACCACCTCCGCCACCGTCCTGGCCGCGGCCGCCGCGGCGCGCTCCGTGTACCGCCCGCGCGCCACGATCCGGTCGAACAGCTCGCCGCCGTCGCAGAGCTCCATGACCAGGTGCACGGCCTCGTCGTCCTCGTAGGCGGCGCGCAGCCGCACGAGCGCCGGGTGGTCCGGCAGCGACGCCATGATGGCCACCTCGCGGCGCACGTCGGCCACGTCCACGGCGGTGCGCAGCCGCGCCTTGGGGATGGACTTGCACGCCAGCCGCTCCCGCGCCGCGCCGCGGTCCGTGGCCAGCCGCGTGACGCCGAACTCGCCGCGCCCCAGCTCGCGCCCCAGGTGGTACTTGTCCGTGACCCGCAGCCGCGGGTGGTGCGGCACCACGCCGTCCAGAACGCGCGCCGACCCGCCGCCCCCGCGCTGCGCGTACGGGTTTGGCTTGGCCTTGGCCCGGGGCCGGGGCCGCGGCTTGGGGCTCGCCCTGGCGGCGGTGGGGCTGGGCTCGCTGCTGCGGCTCGGCCTCGGGGGCGTCGCCGGCCTCTTCCGGTGCTGCGGCCGTGGAGCCCCCGCCGCGTCGAGCTCTGGCTGAGACGAGGCGGTGCAGCAGGAGAAGCAGGCGTTGCCCATCGTATCAACCTCCTCGCGTTGTAGAAGCTTCTGGATGCTTCGGCACCTCTGTCTTCTTCGTCTACCTAGTGCACGGATGGCGCAGACGACATGGGGCAGAGTAgacgcagctagctagctgtgtgtCTCTCGAGGCCTCTATTCTCTCTAGTCTCTATCTACAGACTAGAGCTAGTGCACGCGCGGCATTTCTCGAGAGAGGGTGGAAGGGGTCCATGCATACCACGCGTGCATGCActccacacagagcacggcaggcaGGCAGCGAGAGGGTTTCATATTCAATTACGGAGCTGTCCAGTTCTACTTGTACAGCTCGCTCGATGGATTAACAAAGTCGGAGGTGTCAAGAGGAAAGGGGCGCTTTGCTTCGTGCCGACGTCCTCTCCATCCATTGGCCggagagggaagaagaagaagaaggcgcgTGCCAGCATGCATTAGTTACTGCAGCTTGCTGGGTCGGTCGACGCAATGAGTCGGTCGGTGTGCCTCGCTGGATCCATGGCTTGCCCCCTCGATCTGGGGCCGTTGAGCTGCAGGATCTCTTCTCAGCTGCCGCCGTCATGTGTGAAAGCTGGCGAGCATAAGAGCAGAGAGTGATCCGGCGTGAAGGCAGGACGTTGACGGGGAAATAATGGCGCAGGTAGTAAGGTAGCCATCATTCTCGTTGAGCTACCGGGCGTTCGTTCGCCACGATTGCATATTTGATCTTGATACATACTTTTGTCATATGCTCTCCTGAGGTTGTCGGAATTATTCGTAATAAAATATTGGTTACAATTGAGGAGGTCTTATCAATGAAATTTTCATTTACACGGGATCTAGGCATAATTCCCAACCCATTCTATATAGAATTGTTTTCATTCCTTCACAAAATAACATAAAAACAAACACATTCGATTCTTATAATTATAAATAGATTGATCCATATGCTCTACTCTAAATCCATATGCTTTAAATGGATAAGAGAGATATGGATTTTCCGCTCAGCTCAAATTGTATCCTTTCCCTTCTGCTTGGACACGAAGAGATATGAAATATTTGACTAAGACTGGATTTCGTTCCACTTTCCTATTTCTGAACAACAACTTATGTTATCAACTATTTCGTGTTTTCAATGTTATTAATTGTCTCATACCCTATTTTTGATTTCGATAGTATGGTGTAGCGTATCTTATGCAAACGGAATTCTAaggtttctttattttattttattatgcaaTAAGAAGAATTcttctattttctttttctttagttGCGGGAAAACCcagattaaaacttttattttataGCGAGCGCAATTTCTAGTAAAAAATCATGTATCCTTCCACTTAGATCAAaatgaatttttccaatagaactaTGGAACCCCCGAGTGGTTGCGGTTGTACCTGTACTGCAGTAATAAGAAAACTCGCTATTCACTCAGTTTATTTTCCGTAATAAGTTATGTAGGAGAGATGGCCTAGCGGTTCAAGGCGTAGCATTGGAACTGCTATGTAGACTTTTGTTTACCGATGGTTCGAATCCCTCTCTTTACGTTTTTTATTAATTCATCAACGTTAAGGATCACAATGTATCAAATCAAATAACAATTTTTTCCAGCAATAATACAATATCTTATATTATCTTATTTTGATTTAATAGAAATTAGAAATTCTCTATAGCAAATTACTGTGGTATGTAAAATACACatagaggaaaaaagaaaaaaggatccTAATCCTAGGTTAATAAATTTTAGCTAGTTGATGGGAAAATATGAATTAATGGTAATGGTCTTAGGGCGATTTAGTTgaggaaaggggaaggggaagaaaatTCTATGAAACTTTCCTTTTTTCGTTAAGTTCAAGTCTGACGAGAGTAATATTCTACAACTAACATGTCAAATCGCACCATCTCTATAATAAGTAAATGTTTTTTTTCTCTTGAGGTTGTCGGAATTATTCGCAATAAAATATTGGCTACAATTGAGGAGGTCTTATCAATGAAATTTCCATTTACACGGGATCTAGGCATAATTCCCAACCCATTCTATATAGAATTGTTTTCATTCCTTCACAAAATAACATAAAAACAAACACATTTGATTCTTATAATTATAAATAGATTGATCCATATGCTCTGGTTTGAGCAAGATAATGATAGAGTGGGCACCAAAGGAAGGGGACAGAGATGGAAAGGAGGGCGCTTTTGCCCTTTCCCGTTTCCGCTTTGGGGGTGCTCAAGGTTAAGATAATGGATTAAACAACGGGGAAAACAGTGGTCAAACAGCCTAAACACACATGATTAGGCCATGAGGCACCGTGCAGCAGGGCAATATGATGCATCCAGCCATCCATGATTCCCCTTCCATTCCATTCAAAACCAAGAAAGAGGCTGGCTGATTGCTACTATCTTTATTATTAGTATTATTTTTCAAATTCTCACACCCTAGCATCAAAGAAACAAATGTGTCAACACGGCGCCAGAGAGTTCTTAGAACACAAGAAACCAGAATTGTTCTCTAGGTCAGCTGTCTGACAAAGCCATACCAGAATCTTGCGCCTAACACTAAACAAACCAGATGCCACGCCTAAAGATAAACATTTTATTGGTCCAGTTACGCTCATGGGCATAGAAAACTTAGCCGCATCTCTTCACTATCGGCCACAGCGACACCCAACACGTCACACAGAACAATTCATCCAGACTGTGAAAGACAAAGCTAGCATTCGTCGAAACAAACAGAAAAATAGATGAAACTCATGGGCACTGGCACCCATGATTTATTGATATAGGAGAAGCATCCCTTGTGAGAAATCAAAAATTCGTCCCCGACGTGGCTCGAAACCTGGTTGCTGGAGACGCCACTGCGTTCCCTTGCCACTAGGCTACAGCCAATAGGAGTACAAAAATATTTGGAAGCGACGATGACGaccaaaacaaacaaacaaacaaagggAAACATAAACTATGGAAAGCGACCACCCAGAGCACTACTCAAGCCAGCAACACGCCCAACGAGTCAGGAACTTCCAAAGCTAACAAAACGAATTGGAAATATATAACAAGAGAAAAAAATACTTAGACCTCTGGCGAAAAGAAGCAACACGAGGGATCGAACAAACATGACCTTTAGATCAAGATTCCACATTTCTCGACCAACCAAATGCAGCTAGTCATTGGATTGAACCAACAAAATAACTCATAGTTTGGGGCAAGCGGATTGCGACACAATATCATGATAAGTTAGTCCTAGAATAACAAAATTGCTCCCAGACTCTCTCCAGATATGATGACCTTCCCTCTCATCTCCTGACCTCCACCCAAGCCACAAAATAATTTAACGACTAAGTGCTTACGAGGAAGTCCTAGATGGACGAATCAGAGCTGAAGGACGAAGAACTGGTAACAGGGGCGGGGACGGCGGAGAGATAGGACTCGAGCAACGCTTCCTGCTTGGGCATGTCCACATTCGGCCTGATGGCCGTGCCGGCGGCGAGTTGCTCCTTTGCGCGCCGGTGCTCGTCGAGGAGGCGGACGTTGTACCCCTAGTCGGCCTGCGCCTGCTGGAACGCGGCCTGCCGCTCTTGCAACACCATCTCGCTATAGTGAGCATGGGCCTCACCGATGGTGATGCCTACATTGGCCGGCTCCTCGTCCGCAGTCTCTTCCATAAGGCCGGTCACAGCAC
This window encodes:
- the LOC119292439 gene encoding uncharacterized protein LOC119292439; this encodes MKQAQDHGWTATTWTRSIYSDDVWHDGMTIDTSEIYFTDSSLPSLLPGMFDEENNLTWGKFTTAGPTLSLLDDDIIYIMAKESMCHRTAYVLAVNTKSLKLESGAQCSAQKMSWFEPTYEPCLLLSSFGTTSELVKEFETKATIMETKDGPILSVLSKRLHALRKQQNRIAQMEESVAAGKTLSQEQQKEAMRSKPVLAAVIDELERLRAPLAAALAEELSTISAPAAGSSSI
- the LOC119294682 gene encoding calcium-dependent protein kinase 9-like; the encoded protein is MGNACFSCCTASSQPELDAAGAPRPQHRKRPATPPRPSRSSEPSPTAARASPKPRPRPRAKAKPNPYAQRGGGGSARVLDGVVPHHPRLRVTDKYHLGRELGRGEFGVTRLATDRGAARERLACKSIPKARLRTAVDVADVRREVAIMASLPDHPALVRLRAAYEDDEAVHLVMELCDGGELFDRIVARGRYTERAAAAAARTVAEVVRACHAHGVMHRDLKPENFLYAGKEEDAQLKAIDFGLSVFFRPGERFSEIVGSPYYMAPEVLRRSYGPEVDIWSAGVILYILLCGVPPFWAETEQGVARSILRGVLNFDREPWPRISDSAKSLVRQMLEMDPRKRLTARQVLAHPWLQDAKKAPNVPLGDVVRARLKQFSVMNRFKKKAMRVIAEHLSAEEVEVIKEMFALMDTDNNGRVTLDELKAGLARVGSKLAEPEMELLMEAADVDGDGYLDYTEFVAITIHLQRLSNDQHLRKAFLFFDRDSSGYIERPELADALADDSGKADDAVVDHVLQEVDTDKDGRVSFEEFVAMMKAGTDWRKASRQYSKQRFKSLSNSLIKDGSISMAP